The following DNA comes from Streptomyces sp. NBC_00690.
GTGAGATGCGGGACTACTGGGCCGAGCAGGCCGCGGAGCGCAGAAGGCAGCCGCGGGAGGATCTCCTCAGCCATCTCGTCCACGCCGAGTTCGAGGGCGAACGGCTCTCCGACGGAGCGGTGTTCAACATCGCGAACCGCATGCTGATCAACGGACACCACACCACCGAACTGCTCATCGGCAACACGGTGCTGTGCCTGACGGAGTTCCCCGAACAGGCGGCGCGGGTGCGCGCTGACCGCTCGCTCGTACCGGCCCTGATCGAGGAGTCCCTGCGCTTCCTCAGCCCGCTCGCCGGCGTCATGCGGGTGTCCACCACCGAGGTGGAGGTCGCTGGACAGCTCATCCCCAAGGACCAGATGGTCATGGCGTGGTGCGGCGCGGCCAACCGCGACGGGCGGGTCTTCACCGACCCGGACACCTTCGACGCGGCCCGTTCCCCCAATGCGCACCTCGGCTTCGGCCGGGGCGTCCACTTCTGCATGGGCAGACGGCTGGCGCGACTTGAGGCCAAGTCCGCCACGAACATCCTGCTCGACCGGCTCCCCAAGCTACGAACGGACCCTGCCGACCCGCCGAAGTTCGGGCACGTGGTGGACGCCACCGGCGTGGCCAGGCTCCCCGTGCTGAACGGTTGAGCCCCTACCCCGGAAGAAGAGTGATCCCGATGACGACGGTGGTCGACCGGTGGAACGTGCACCCAGGACACCGCTGGCTGCGCGGCGAACGCCCGAAGTCCCCGGTGCAGTTCGACGAAGAGCTGGGCATGTGGTGCGTGTACGGCCACCCCGAGATCCTGGAGGTGCTCAGCACCCCCGAGGTGTTCACGTCCGACACCGCGCGGCTGCTGCCCGTGAGCGTCGACCCCTCGCTCATCGAGGGCGACATGTCCCAGATGGACCCGCCCCGGCACCGGGCCTTCCGCGGGCTGGTCAGTCGCGCCTTCACGCCTCGGCTGATCGCCGGTCTCGAACCGCGCATCGCGGAGATCACCGACGGGCTGATCGCCGACATGGACGGCAAGTCCGAGATCGAGCTCGTCGCCGAGCTGGCGTATCCGCTGCCGGTCATCGTCATCGCCGAGCTCCTCGGAATTCCCGACAGCGACCGCGACCTGTTCAAGAAGTGGGCCGACAACATCATCGAGGGCTTCAGCGGAGCCTCGTTCCTCGACGACAGCGAACAGGGCGAGCAGGACCTGCGCGATGCCACGGACCGGTTGCAGCCCCTGCTCGAATATCTGGCCGGACATGTCGCCGACCGCCGCCGCAACCCGAAGCAGGACCTGCTCACGCACCTGGCCCTGGCCGAGGCGGACGGCGAGCGGCTCACCGACAACGAAGTCGTGAACGTCGCCAACATCTTGCTGGTCACCGGACACATCACCACCACGATGCTCCTCGGCAACACCGTGTTGTGCCTGGACGCCGAGCCCGATGAGTTCGCCCGGGTGCGCAAGGACAGATCGCTGGTCCCCGGCGCCATCGAGGAGGCCCTGCGGACACTGCCACCGTCGGCCGCGCTCGCCCGGGGCACCACCAGACAGGTGCGGCTCAGTGGGCAGCTCATCCCGAAGGACCAGTTGGTCCAGCTGTGGCTGGGCGCCGCCAACCGTGACCCGCGCACCTTTGAGCGGCCCGGTGTCTACGACCCGACGCGCAGTCCCAATCCGCACTTCGGCTTCGGCCGGGGCATCCACTACTGCATCGGTGCCGCCCTGAGCCAGCTGGAGGGCCGGGTCGCGCTCAACAAGCTCCTGGACCGATTCCCGGTGCTCCGTACGGACCCGGACAGACCGCCGGAGTTCTTCCCGACCGCCGACATGATCGGTGTCAACTCCCTCCATCTGCAGACCTCATGACCCCCATGGCGAGGATCCCGTGACGATCGAGCAACCGCTGGCGCAGTTGTCCTTCGGGTACATACCGGCCCAGATCCTTTACACCGCGACGGAGCTCGGCATCGCCGACGCACTCGCCGACGGCCCGCTTGACCATCGGGACGCCGCTGAGCGCACCGGCGCCGATCCGGTCGCGGTCCTCCGGCTGCTACGGGCACTGGTGGGCCTCGGCGTGGTCGCCCAACTGGACGCCGATCGGTTTGAACTCACCGCATCGGGCCGGCAGCTGATGACCGGCACACCCGGCTCGCTCCGCGACGACATCCTGCTCTCGGCCATGCCCGAACTGTGGCGCGCCTGGGGGGATCTGCCGCAGGTGCTGCGCAGCGGACAGCCGCCGAGGAATCCCGCGACGGGTCTCACCGCCCACGAGGCGCTGATGCGCGACCCGCAGCTGGCCGAGAAGTTCCGCGCCGCCAAGGTCCTCGGGAACCAGGTGCTCACCGCCGGGGTCACCGCGGCCTACGACTTCTCCCGGTTCCGTACGGTCGCCGACCTCAGCGGCGACGAGGCCACCCTGCTGTCCGCGGTACTGACCGCGGTGCCCGGTCTGCGAGGTGTGGTGCAGGACAGGCCCGAGGCGCTGGAGCGCGCGGCTGCCGCACTGGCTGGCGCCGGCGTCGCAGACCGGGCCGACGTCCGGGAGGGCGATGTCCTGGGCTCCGCACCGCTGGGCGCCGACGTCTATCTCCTCGCCCATGTGCTGCGGGAGTGGGACGACGACCAGGCCACGGCGATCCTGCGCAACTGCCGTGCGGCGATGGCGCCCGGTGGCCGGGTGGTGATCGTGGAGACCGTGGTCCCCGCCGTTCTCACGCCGGAGGACTCCGCCACCTACGGAATGACGGACCTCAACAACCTCGTGTACGCCGGCGGCAGGGAGCGGACCGCTGAGGAGTTCCGGGCGCTGCTGGCGGGCGCGGGCTTCATGCTCACCGCGCAGACCAGCATGAAGTTGGAGCCCGGGATGCCGGACTACCACCTCATCGAGGGGACGCCCGGCGTATAGCGGGTCTTCCGCTCTTCGTGATCCCGACCCGACCCGAGTCGTCTGTGAGGCCGTGAGATGGAGTACCGCATTCTGGGTCCGGTCGAAGTACGGGACGGAGGCACCACGATTCCCCTGGACGGTGAGAAGCAGCGGACCGTACTGGCGGCCCTGCTCCTCACCGAGACCGGTTTCCTCTCCGACACCGATCTGACGTCTTTGCTGTGGGGCTCACGACCACCTGGGACGCACAACGCCCAGATCTACAACTATGTCTCCCGACTGCGGAAGACGGTGGGTGGTGCGAACATCGTTCGTCGCTCTCCCGGCTACCGGATCGAGATCAGCACCGCGTCGCTCGACCTCGTCGACTTCGAGAAGCTGGCCAAGCGCGGCCAGGGGGCGCTGGCCGCGGGTGCGTACGAGGAGGCTCGTCGGCTGCTGCGGTCCGCGCTGGCCCTGTGGCACGGGCCGACGCTCGCCGATGTCTCGGAGTATCTGACCAACGCTGAACGACCACGCATCGAGGAGGCGCGGATCTCCGTACTGGAGAGCCGCATCGAAGCAGATCTCGCGGTCGGCGGGCACGCCGAGGTACTGCCGGAACTGACCCGCCTGGTGGGCCAGTACCCGCTGCGCGAGCGCTTCCGGGCCCAACTGATGACCGCGCTCTACCGCTGCGACCGCCAGGCCGAGGCGCTGGCGCTCTACGAGGACAGCAGACGGATGCTCGCCGAGGAACTCGGAGTGGGCCCCGGGGTGCTGCTGCGCGAGGTGCATCACGCGATCCTCACGGCGGAGGACCCCACCGTGACGGGAGCCCACGGCCGTGAGCGGCTGTGCTGCCGTCAGGCGACGGGCCAACTGCTGTACCGGCGCAGGCCATAGAGGAGCGGCAGCAGGTCCGGGCGCTGTTCCACGGTCAGCACCCGGCCGAACACCAGCACATGGTCCCCGACCGGCACGGTCCGCTCGACCTCGCAGTCCGCCACTGCATGTGCGTCCGTCCATAGATGCGGGCCCGCGTTGGCCTCGTCCTGGAACCAGCCGACGCGGTCGAAGCGGTTCTGACAGCCCGACGCGAACAGTTCCGCGGTGGCCCGCGCGCCGTCGTGCAGCAGGTTCACCGCGAACCCGCCGCTGCTCACGACGGCCGCCAGCGTCGGGCTCGCGGCGCGCAGGCACACCAGCAGGGTCGGCGGATCCAGTGTTGCGCTGCACAGCGACGAGCACGTCATGCCCCACGGCCGACCCTGCGAATCGGTCGCGGTGACCACCGCCACGCCGGTCGGGAAGCCGCTCATCATCGAGCGGAACCCGTCCGGCGTGGCACGACCGGCCGATCGCGTGATCGAGCCGGTCCGATCAGGCATCGAGCCCTCGCATCCGCGCGAAGTAGTCGTAGTGCGAAGGCAGTCTGTCGACCATGTGCCGCGCCTTGTCATGGATGGCCGCGAACTCCTTCTGTGCCGACTTCTCATCGGTGAGGGACAGCGCGGGTGACGGCGGAGGCTTGATGCCGCCGGTGCCGAGCAGGATGCAGTTGTACGAGTACGGCGGCAGCCCATGGTAATAGGGGAAGACATCCTCGGATCCCGGCAGCCGTGCCTGCCACGCTTCCAGACGTCCGGCCAGCGCGTCGGGCACGTCCCGCGTCTTGGCGTCCTTCCAGTACTGGGTGTCATTGCGTGCGGCGCCCTTGTAGTGCAGGACGAGGAATTCCCGTACGCCGTCCATTACATTGGCGACGGCCGAGTTGTACAAGCCCCTCAGCTTGGGGTTCCAGTCGGCTGCCGGGAAATGCCGTACCAACTGCTCGATGGCATGGTGAATGAAGAAGATCCCCGTCGATTCCAGAGGTTCGACGAATCCGCTGGAAAGACCGATGGCCACGCAGTTGTTCACCCAGGATTCGCGGCTCCGGCCGATGCGCATACGAATGTGATTCGCCTCTGCCTCGGCACCCGCCGGCCCCACAAATTCACGCAGGGTACGCTCGGCCTCCTCCGGTGAGAGATAGTCCTTGGCATAGACGTATCCGGTTCCGATACGGCCGAAGAGCGGTATCGTCCATATCCATCCGGCATCCTGGGCCGTTGCCGTCGTACAGGGACGGATACCGTTCTTCTTCATGTCCAGTGGCACTTGGAGGGCCACCGCACTGTCATTGGGCAGGGTGTCTTGGTACGAGATGAAGGGCACATCGAGTGCACGGTTGAGCAGAACGCCGCGGAACCCCGTGCAGTCGATGAAGAGATCGCCGTGGAGTTCGCCGTGATCCTGTGTCACGACATGGTCGATCCAGCCGCGCTCGTCGAGCCGGACGTCGAGTACGTCGTCCACGAGGTGCCGTACGCCGCGGTCGACGGAGTATCCGGTGAGGAACTTCGCGAGCAACGCCGCCTCGAAGTGATAGGCGTACGGGAACTGGGTCTTCCCCTGGTGCTCCGACATCGTCAGACCGATGGGCTTGTCGAGCCCGTCGCTTCCGCTCTCGTCCAGCAGGGTCCCGTCGAGCTGCCGTGGGCTACGGCCCGCGTCGCACAGGGACGCCATGACGAAGCAGTCCTTGTCGAACCGGTCGGTGGGTCCGTTCTGGAGCCACCATTCGGTCAGCGGAAAGCCGTTGACCGACCGCAACTGCTCGAACGGGTGGTAGAAGTGATGGCCGGGCCGTCGCCAGTCCTGGAATCGGACGGCCAGCTTGTAAGTGGCGTTGCAGGCCGGCATCCATTCCTCTTCCTTCAGGTCGAGGAATTCAAAGAAGTGCCGGATGTCACTGAAGGTCGCCTCGCCGACGCCGATGGTGCCGACCTTGCCGGACTCGACGAGCGTGATGGAAACCCGGTCGCCGAATGCCGCCTTCAGATAGGAGGCGGTCATCCAGCCGGCGGTTCCGCCACCGACAATGACGATCCTATCGGGACTCTGCGCGCTCACGTCACACCTCAATTCACATGGCTGGGCACGACGCGGGGCTGGACCCCGCCTGTCGGTCACGAGTCTGCTCTGCCGGGCTATCCGGAATCTATGGCAGTGCTATCAATTCGAAATAGTCGCCGCAGCACACCATCACGCGAGTGATACTGAATGGCCCTATTCCCCTGAATCCGCTGCCCACGGCGGTAGTTAGGAAGGTGATTCGGTGAGTTCCGCTGAGTTCTTCATTCGGATGGGACATGTGCTCGCAGTGCTCTGCGGGGTGCTTCTCGTCGTCGCCGCCGGACGTTTTGCGGCGCGAAAGGCCCATCAGCCCGAAGTCGTCGGGGAATTGACGGCCGGACTGCTCGCCGGCCCCGCGGCGGTCTGGCTCCTGGGGCACGACACCTTCGATGTGGTGGTACCGAAGGAGGTGCTGTCGGTGCTCAAACTGACAGCGCAGGCGGGCCTGGTGCTGTTCCTGGTCGGTCTCACCCACGAATTGCGCAGCGGGGCGCCCGCGCGGATGGGGCGAGCTGCCGCCTGGGTGAGCGCGGGCGCGCTGGTGCCCGCACTGGGGACGGGCGCACTGCTGGCAGGCTGGGTGCTGCTGACCGGTGATGCGGCAGTGCGCGGCACCGCACCGACCGCCGCGTTGGTGCTGGTCCTGGCGGTGTCGCTGTCGGTCACGGCCGTCCCGGTGCTCGCTCGCATCCTCACCGATCGGGGCATGTTCGACACGGGGGCGGGACGGCTCTCGCTCACTGCGGCCCTGGTCACCGACTGTGTGTCATGGCTGTTGCTGTCGGTGGCGGTCGGCCTGGGGTCGGGGAGCCTCGCCGGCTTCCTGCGCGCGATGGCGACGTTCGCCTGCGGTGTGCTGGTCGCCGCGCTGCTGCGGCTGGTGCTGCGCGACCGGATCGCGGAGGTGCTGTGCCGCAGGCCGTGGGTTCCGGTGCTGCTGACGGCCGGGATCGCGATGGGCATGGCGGCGGCGATGGAACTCCTGGGCATGACGGCGATCCTGGGGGCGGCACTCGCCGGCCTCGCCGTGCCGGTGACGGATCGGTGGGAGAGCGCCGTGGCGCGGGTCAGCAGAGCCGGGCGGGCGCTGGTGCCGGTCTTCTTCGTGGTCACCGGCATCACCGTGCTGACCGCCGGGTTCGGGTCCGCACCGATCACGCTGATCGGGGCGGCCCTGGTGCTGGGGATCGCGGGCAAGACGGTGGGGGGCTATGTGGGAGCCAGGCTCGGCGGCCAGGGCCACTGGGACGCGCTGCGGATCGGCTCGCTGATGAACACGCGCGGCCTCACCGAACTGATCGTGCTGCACGCAGCGTACGAGGCGGGGCTGCTCACCGCGCCGCTGTTCCTGGCACTGGTGGTGATGGCCCTGGTCACCACCGCGATGACGGGACCCGCGCTCCTCGCCGTGGACCGGGCCGAGATGCGCCGCCGGCAGACCGCGTTGCCGCCGCACACGGTGCGAAAGGGCGACGGAGTGCGCTGATGAAGTGCGCAGCAGGACATTGTTGGGGCTCGTCACCTGGCCGATCGGCCAGGTGACGAGCCCCAACAGGTCCGTACGAACCACTGTCAGCCCACGCGCTGGAGGGCCTTCTCCTTGCGCGCTGCCACGCTCGACCCGGATTCGCGGCGCGCCATGCGGCGCAGCAGGACGGGGGCGAGGAGCAGACCGACCACCGCCCAGCCGCCGAGTACGGCCACGGTTTCCAAATGCCGCCAGGAGTCGCCGATCTCGACGCTGGCCGCAGCGTCGGGCAGCAGGGCGGAGCGCATCCCGAGGCCGAGCCAGTAGACGGGGAACACCTGGGCGAGCCCCTGGACCCAGTCGGGCAGGGAGGTGATCGGGTAGAAGATGCCGGAGATGCCGATCATGGCGAGGATCGGCAGCATGAGGATCCCTTGGCTGCGCGCACTGGTGAAGATCGAGCCGAGCACCGCGCCGATCGGCAGGGTCGCCATCAGTCCGAGTACGAGCACCCAGGCGAGGGTCAGCCAGGCTCCGCTGCTGCCGACGGACAGGCCGTCGATGATGATCAGGCCGGGGATCAGGAAGATCGCGAGGTCGATGATCAGACAGCCGGAGACCGAGACGATCTTGCCGGTGAGATAGCCCACCATGCCGTTCGGCGTGGCCTTCGCCCGCAGCAGGGTGCCGTCCTCCCGGTCGGCCGTGAGGTGCTGGCTCATGGTGATGATGGCCATCGACGCGTTCATGCCGAGGATGCTGGGGAGCACCAGGGTGCCGAGCATGAACCCGCTGCTGCCGAAGTCGACGTCGCGCATGAAGAACATGACGACCAGCATCAGCACGGGCCAGAAGAAGTGATTGAAGATGTCTCCGGCGTTGGTGACGGACTGCCGGATCTCAATCACACCGCGGGTCCAGCCCGCGCGCAGGGCCGTCGTCGTCGGGTTCATCGGGCCGCTCCTTCGTTCACGGCCGCGGTCTCGCCCGCCGACTCCGCAGTCTCCTCCGACGTCGTTCCGTCACTCGTTTCGGCCTTCCGGACCATGGCGAGGTACGTGTCCTCAAGCGAGGCCCTGCGGACCTCCAGATCGGCGATCTCCTCGCCGTACTCCTTGAACAGCCCGAAGGTGAACCCCGTGGAGTCGACGGTCGACTGCTCGTACTGCCGCCCCTGCCGGGTCCAGCGGACTGTGTCCTCACCCGCGATGCGCCGGGAGAGCTCCTCCGCCGTGCCGTCGCCGATGATCCGACCGCCGTCGAGGATCATGATGCGGTCCGCGAGCTTCTCGGCTTCCGGCAGATCGTGAGTGGTGAGCAGGATCGTCGTCTCGTGTTCCCGGGCGAGGCGGCCGACGAGCTCGTGGAACTCATGGCGGGCAACCGGGTCGAGGCCCGCGGTGGGCTCGTCCAGGAAGAGGAGTTCGGGGCGCCCCGCGATGCCGACCGCCACGTCGAGCCTGCGGCGCTGGCCGCCGGAGAGCATCCTGACCTTCTTGTGGGCGTGCTCGGTGAGGCCGACGGATGCGACGAGCTCATCAGGGTCCCAGGGCCGCTTGATCGTCTCGGTGGAGTAGGCGGCGTAGTAGCTGCCGAGGTGCGCGAGCAGTTCGCGCACGTACCAGCGCCCGTGGTCGCGCCACGACTGGAGGACGACTCCGACCCGCGCCCGCCACCGCTCGTCGCCGTGCGCCGGGTCGGTGCCCAGCACCTCGACCCGGCCAGCCGACCGCATTCTGAAGCCCTCCAGGACCTCGATCGTGGTGGTCTTCCCGGCACCGTTGGGGCCGAGTAAGCACATCACTTCGCCCTGTCGCACCTGGAAGGTCACGTCGTGCAGGACGTCAGTGGTGCCATAGCGCATGCGCAGGCCCTCGACATCGAGCACGACCTCCTCGCTCGTGTGCATGGTTGTTCCTTTCCTCGTCAAAGAGCCGTCGTCCAAGAACCGCGTGGACCGCCCGCGCATCGGGAGAGCGACCTTGGGTTGCGGCGGCCCGGATACCGAACGGGGGATGGATCGGCTCCGGGCCGCCGCGCTGACGCCGGCCGGGTGGTCGTCCGTCCCGCCGACAGGTCTGGATTACTCGGACCGACGGATTGCCACGTCTCCGTCGAAGGTGCGTACCCTGACTTCGACGACGTCCACCGAGTCGCCGGGTCCTTCGGCCGAATCCAACTCGTTGTGCACAGTGCCGAAGACCGTGCTCACGTCGTACTTCACTGCGCTGCCCTCGCGGATGCCGACCTCGACATCACCCGAAGCGGCGGTCAGTAGCACCAGTCCGCGTCTGACCTCGCCGATCCGGATACACCCGGAGGCCGTCTTGGCCTCGACGCCGCCGTAGGCGCGGGTGATGTCGATGTCGCCGTTGGCCCCGGTCACCCGGAGCGTCCCGGTGACCTCTCCCACGGAGTTGGCACCGTGGTCGTTCTTGATCACCGCGCTGCCCTCGATCTCACCGATCCGGACCGTCCCGGACTTCTTGGTGATCTCACCGTGGCCCGTCATCCGGGCCACCGTGATGTCGCCGGAGATGGCGGTGAGGCGCAGCGGCCCCGTCTGATCGAGCAGGATGTCGCTCTCCACCGTCTCGAACTGGCACTCGCCGAGACGGCCCTCCGCGTACAGTCCCGCCCAGGCCGAGCCTCCCCGCACCTGGGACCCCTCGGGCAGTTCGACGCTCACCTCGACCGAACCGCCCTCCTCGGGAGACGCACTGGACCGCCGCAGCAGTCGCCAGTCCGTCTTGACCTGCAACTTCCCTCGGGAGAAATTGACCCGTACCTGTTTGGCGGCTGCGACGTCGGACACCTTGGAACTATCCGTCGGGCGTACCTCTACGACAGTGTCCACACGGTCACTCGCTCTAAGCCTGATGTCCCCGATGCCGATCTCGAACACTGCGGTGATCGGTTCGGGGGTATCGAAACTGGCCACTGCCGGTCCTTCCGTCATGCGCCCGCTTGCGTGTCATGGCTGCTATCGCGCCCAGCCGGTGTAGCGCCTGGTCCCAGGAGATCCCCGCCGTTCGGTGCGCCGGCTGCCGACCCGCAGTGCAGCTGTGACGGTCCGCACCAGCCAGGCGTTGACCGAGACTCCCTCCCGGCTTGCCACCTTTTCGACCTGGGCCTTGATGCCTTCGGACGGACGGAAGGTGATCCTGGCGGTCTCACCCCCCGCTTCCGCCGGTGCGCTCTCGTCTCCGTATCCGGCATCGTCGCCTTCGGGTGAGAGTTCGGGCGGTGGTGGAATCACCACGAATCGGAGGTCGAGGCCGCGCAGGCGCACCTGGACCGACCCCGGTACGAGGTCGGTGGTGATCTCTTCAGCCGCATCCGACAGCGCTTTGAGCAGCGTGAGCCGGACTGACGAGTCGAACGCCGCGGTGAGCTCTTCCCCGACTGCGAGTGCTTCCTCGCCACGTGCCTCCGCCGCGGCCAGGAAGTCACGGCGAAGGCTGTCGACATAGGGCGTCAAGTCCATGACGTCATAGTGGCACATCCATGGCGCCAGAACAATCGCCATGGCGGCACCTTCGTCGCCGTCACTGGGCTGAAGTGCCTTCCGGGCGGGCCAACCTTTACGAATTTAGGACCCATTGAGATGACGTCACTCTTGCTCTACCGTGGTCGTCGATGACGCCAAGAGGGCGCCACTCTGTCCGGTCGACAGGACAAAGTGACGCCACAGGGAAACCTGGCGCCGCACCCGCGCCGTTGCGTGAGAAGAGGGGCGGTCATGGAGAAAGGGTGCGGTGGTGCAGGTCTGTTACATCCAGTCGGCCACGTAGACGGTCGGCTGGGCCACGTCTCCAGGAGGCCGTACGGCTTCCGGAGGTTGATGGAGTTCAGGCGGGTCGCAGGAGGTCAGTCCCTCGCTCATCGCCGACGCGCCGTCGGCATCTTCCGTGTCGTCCAGTGCTTGCCTGGCCGCTCCGTCGAGGGTTTCGAGTACCCATTTCTCGAAGTCGACCCCCGACCGCTCAGCTGCCTCGCGCCACCACTGGAGGCGTTTCGCGGGGACCGCGAGACGCTGCACTTCCGATGATTTCTTGTCGTACCCTGAGGCGCCGTCATGAGCCTCGCGAATAGCATTTCGCAGCTGCTTTGTGTTCCATTGCATTTGCTCGGAACGGTCGAGCCACAATTCTTGCTCAGGGATCGAAAGAGATGCCACTTCCGCATGGTGCTGAAAGCTGAGCCCCGACCGTCGGCGGCCTAATTCGAAGCGACGGGAAACCCAGGCGTAGTTCCGCAGGGTCTGATAGCTGAGGCCGGCTTCACGAACTCCCCGTTTATAGCGGTCGGAGAAGTTCTCCTTTCCGTGAACCAGCCAGTCGCCAAGCCACCAGACCGATGAGTTGACGACGCCAGACAGCTGCTGACCTGCGCGTTCCCAGTCTTCGAACGAGAGGTCCACCGGAATCTCAAGTCCCACCCCCGTGGTGAGCACCTGAGTGCGAACGGGTCGTTCGCTTCCCTGTCTCTGTCGCCGAAGCGTCAGAGGGACTGGCCGACGTGGTCTTACGGCCCTTGCGTCCTGGACGTTTGTGGTGGCATCCATCCGAATCACCCCGTAGTGAGAGTCCTGGCTGCGCACAAGAGGGGGAGATGCCTGATTCAGCGGAAATAGCCGCCCGATTATCCGCCCAGCATCGCCCCTCGTACTAGATTAAGCCGAAGGTTACTATTGCATGCGTTAAAGATATGCACAATCTTTTGGCTTCGCAATGCCTCTTTCTGATTGCCCCAAGGGATCGTCTGAGCGACAGGATCCACTCATTCTTTTCCATCGCTGTTTAGGTCACGCGTGGGCTGTCGCGGTGCGATGCGGAGCAGATTGCCATGGTCTGATATGTCGATCTTGCGCCTCGGCGCGGTCCTCATCGCCTGCGTACGAGGAACTGGGCGCGGTGGTCGTTGAGTGTGCAACTGCTGGCATTCCGCGGGCGAAGCGGATCATGGGACCTTGACGGTGGGGCGCACCGGATTCGCAATTCCCCCAGGGCTCCGCCCGGTGCCGGGCCGGGGGAGGAGTCCCTGTCGAGATCGCTCTGAAACGCGTACCGGAGGGGCGATCGATCGATTGCTCACGATGAGAGTCGGTGATCGAGCGCTCTCCGGCCGGGCTCCTCGATGCTCCGCCGGACTGCGACCCAGCAGACCATCCGTGTTCACTGCCCACGGCCTTGACCAATGCTTGACGGCCCTGTGTCGTCTTCTCATCGAGTGGCGGAGTCGAGATTCAGCCATTGGCAGTCGTGGCGAAGAGGGTTTACGCCGCGGCTCAGATGCCGTCGGCGGCGTCGGCTCGGCGGACCCTGCTGCCGATCTGATCGAGCCATTGGGTTGCACGGGGAGTCCTTGATCGTCCGGAGTTCGACCAGGGTGACCCGGGCCCAGGAACCTCACCTGACATCAGGCGGTCCGGCTTCGGCAGGGATTCCTCGGGATGTCGTCGAACCGATCGGCCGCGTGATGGGTCCGGGAGGCATTCCGTCGGCCCGGGGCGGGTAACGGTCCTGGGTGCCGGAGTGTGCCCCTCACTCCGCTGCCGGTGGTCCGCACGACCCTTGGCCTGCTCGGCTCCGGCCCACCGGAGCCCCTGTACGTCATGGGATTGGACGGACTTGTCGTCGAAGCGGCCGGCGGTACCCGGCCCGGTGGTGGAACCGCCGGTGCGGCTCGACAGCCATGCCCCCGCGAGCGCGGTCATGGCAACCAGGGGCGGCGAACCGGTTGTATCCAGCCCCTGTCTTCCCCCGGTTCGGGCAGTACGTGCCTGCCCGCCCGGGTCTCGTCAGCAAAGCCGCGCCCATCAGGACGCGGCTGCTGTCGAACCTCCTCCTCGCACCGGGCTGAGATCGCCTGGGCGGGCAGGAGCACTTCCGTACGGTCCGCTGCCCGGGGTGACCCTGAAGTGCAGTCACTGCCCGGCGTGTCAGTGCACCAGGGGGGCCAAGCACAGTTCCGTGCAACCCTCGGTGCGCCAAGGAGTCATGTCATGAATGCATTAACCAGTGTTCAGCGCGAGGCCGAACGCATCCATGCGAGTGTGACGCTCAAAGACGTCAAACGATCGATCGTCATCTGTTTTCTGGCTTGGACGTTCGCCGTGTACGACTTCATCCTCTTCGCCAATCTGCTGCCCGTCATCAGCGACGAACTCGATTGGACGAGCGCACGGGCCACCGGCATCAACACCTGGGTCACGGCGGGCACCGCTGTCGTGGCACTCATGGTCGGCCCCTTCGTGGACCGGTTCGGACGGCGGGCCGGGATCGTGGGCTGTGTCGTCGGGGCGGCGATCGCCTCACTCCTCACCTGGTTCGGCGGCTATGCGGCCGGTGCCATCGGCACCGCGGGCATCGTCCTGCTGGTGCTGATCCGGGCCCTGGCCGGCGTCGGATACAGCGAACAGGCGGTCAACGCGACGTACCTCAACGAGATGTTCGCGCAT
Coding sequences within:
- a CDS encoding cytochrome P450, giving the protein MTGKRPDQLVEYNEELEMWMVYGYPEAIEVLTQPKLFSNDGWRLVNVEVEEWVKEGDFAQMDPPQHRKLRGLVDFAFTPKLVANLQPRVDEVVHELIDELEHRDSFDMVADFANPLPVAVISDMLGVPKSDRDLFKGWMHGLLDDAGELDSPDDIRDQEATMDDQFGLLREMRDYWAEQAAERRRQPREDLLSHLVHAEFEGERLSDGAVFNIANRMLINGHHTTELLIGNTVLCLTEFPEQAARVRADRSLVPALIEESLRFLSPLAGVMRVSTTEVEVAGQLIPKDQMVMAWCGAANRDGRVFTDPDTFDAARSPNAHLGFGRGVHFCMGRRLARLEAKSATNILLDRLPKLRTDPADPPKFGHVVDATGVARLPVLNG
- a CDS encoding cytochrome P450, which codes for MTTVVDRWNVHPGHRWLRGERPKSPVQFDEELGMWCVYGHPEILEVLSTPEVFTSDTARLLPVSVDPSLIEGDMSQMDPPRHRAFRGLVSRAFTPRLIAGLEPRIAEITDGLIADMDGKSEIELVAELAYPLPVIVIAELLGIPDSDRDLFKKWADNIIEGFSGASFLDDSEQGEQDLRDATDRLQPLLEYLAGHVADRRRNPKQDLLTHLALAEADGERLTDNEVVNVANILLVTGHITTTMLLGNTVLCLDAEPDEFARVRKDRSLVPGAIEEALRTLPPSAALARGTTRQVRLSGQLIPKDQLVQLWLGAANRDPRTFERPGVYDPTRSPNPHFGFGRGIHYCIGAALSQLEGRVALNKLLDRFPVLRTDPDRPPEFFPTADMIGVNSLHLQTS
- a CDS encoding methyltransferase, with protein sequence MTIEQPLAQLSFGYIPAQILYTATELGIADALADGPLDHRDAAERTGADPVAVLRLLRALVGLGVVAQLDADRFELTASGRQLMTGTPGSLRDDILLSAMPELWRAWGDLPQVLRSGQPPRNPATGLTAHEALMRDPQLAEKFRAAKVLGNQVLTAGVTAAYDFSRFRTVADLSGDEATLLSAVLTAVPGLRGVVQDRPEALERAAAALAGAGVADRADVREGDVLGSAPLGADVYLLAHVLREWDDDQATAILRNCRAAMAPGGRVVIVETVVPAVLTPEDSATYGMTDLNNLVYAGGRERTAEEFRALLAGAGFMLTAQTSMKLEPGMPDYHLIEGTPGV
- a CDS encoding AfsR/SARP family transcriptional regulator, which produces MEYRILGPVEVRDGGTTIPLDGEKQRTVLAALLLTETGFLSDTDLTSLLWGSRPPGTHNAQIYNYVSRLRKTVGGANIVRRSPGYRIEISTASLDLVDFEKLAKRGQGALAAGAYEEARRLLRSALALWHGPTLADVSEYLTNAERPRIEEARISVLESRIEADLAVGGHAEVLPELTRLVGQYPLRERFRAQLMTALYRCDRQAEALALYEDSRRMLAEELGVGPGVLLREVHHAILTAEDPTVTGAHGRERLCCRQATGQLLYRRRP
- a CDS encoding flavin reductase family protein, coding for MPDRTGSITRSAGRATPDGFRSMMSGFPTGVAVVTATDSQGRPWGMTCSSLCSATLDPPTLLVCLRAASPTLAAVVSSGGFAVNLLHDGARATAELFASGCQNRFDRVGWFQDEANAGPHLWTDAHAVADCEVERTVPVGDHVLVFGRVLTVEQRPDLLPLLYGLRRYSSWPVA
- a CDS encoding tryptophan halogenase family protein, with the protein product MTASYLKAAFGDRVSITLVESGKVGTIGVGEATFSDIRHFFEFLDLKEEEWMPACNATYKLAVRFQDWRRPGHHFYHPFEQLRSVNGFPLTEWWLQNGPTDRFDKDCFVMASLCDAGRSPRQLDGTLLDESGSDGLDKPIGLTMSEHQGKTQFPYAYHFEAALLAKFLTGYSVDRGVRHLVDDVLDVRLDERGWIDHVVTQDHGELHGDLFIDCTGFRGVLLNRALDVPFISYQDTLPNDSAVALQVPLDMKKNGIRPCTTATAQDAGWIWTIPLFGRIGTGYVYAKDYLSPEEAERTLREFVGPAGAEAEANHIRMRIGRSRESWVNNCVAIGLSSGFVEPLESTGIFFIHHAIEQLVRHFPAADWNPKLRGLYNSAVANVMDGVREFLVLHYKGAARNDTQYWKDAKTRDVPDALAGRLEAWQARLPGSEDVFPYYHGLPPYSYNCILLGTGGIKPPPSPALSLTDEKSAQKEFAAIHDKARHMVDRLPSHYDYFARMRGLDA